A window of Desulfuribacillus stibiiarsenatis contains these coding sequences:
- a CDS encoding S-layer homology domain-containing protein, with translation MTKFATKLTAILVVFVMVVTLVPIQTLATEQQAPEVTEGTEGTETEGTEEEGTEEEGTEEEGTEEEGTEEEGTEEEGTGEEGTEEEVTQETEVENTEETATFTDLDHWAKSVVEKLFSKDVVTGYPDGSFKPQNDITRAEFITLVNKVFGFTEKATINFSDVNGQWFADEIAKAVAAGYIAGYPDGTMKPNQKITREEAAKVIVEAFGFEEKQSTATFNDAAKTSEWAKKYVAIAKDKGYITGFTDGNFNPLDNIRRGETAQLVVNSSGEIVNEAGTYTEDVTTNVVVKSADVVLKDITIKGDLYIAQGIGEGQTILEGVTVEGKTFVNAGAVLDGQFADLTVKGKGNVEVANVVINNFFVKSAATVNVSEDAQITGFVVTEKAAGAVLNILAEMTFVANANVVINGKAVVTGSSAVVTGGQTVITAPGTDADKTALLAAVLEALKAHMDAVEGEEEGQYAEGSKETFKTAIDIALLVVNKATVAQEELDSALVALTAAVETFEAGKVLPEPTALELLVAAIAVAQEIYDGAVEGEEDGQYAVGSMTELLTVIEAAQAVVDNEEATEEEVVEALEALLAAVIVFEAGKVVPEPTTLELLEAAILLAQLLHDEAVEGEEVGQYAEGSKADLLAAIEAAQLVFEDEEATEEELTDELEALLTAVEAFEAGIVVEEETPVEVDTTVLATEIAAAELVLVDAIEGTEVGQYEVGSIATLQAAIDAAQAVLNNEEATQEEADLAVVNLLAAVVTFEAGIVV, from the coding sequence ATGACTAAGTTCGCTACAAAACTTACTGCTATTTTGGTAGTATTCGTAATGGTGGTCACGTTAGTGCCTATTCAGACATTAGCAACTGAGCAACAAGCACCAGAAGTGACAGAAGGAACAGAGGGTACTGAGACTGAAGGTACTGAAGAAGAAGGTACTGAAGAAGAAGGTACTGAAGAAGAAGGAACTGAAGAAGAAGGAACTGAAGAAGAAGGTACTGAAGAAGAAGGTACTGGAGAAGAAGGTACTGAAGAAGAAGTAACGCAAGAAACAGAAGTAGAAAACACAGAAGAAACAGCTACGTTTACTGATCTTGACCACTGGGCAAAATCAGTTGTAGAGAAATTATTCTCTAAGGACGTTGTAACTGGATATCCTGATGGTTCATTTAAGCCACAGAATGACATTACTCGTGCTGAATTTATTACACTTGTAAACAAAGTATTTGGTTTCACGGAGAAAGCTACAATTAACTTCTCTGACGTAAATGGACAATGGTTTGCAGATGAAATCGCGAAGGCAGTAGCAGCTGGATATATCGCTGGTTACCCTGACGGTACAATGAAACCTAACCAAAAGATTACAAGAGAAGAAGCAGCAAAGGTTATCGTTGAAGCATTTGGATTTGAAGAGAAGCAATCAACAGCAACATTTAACGATGCAGCTAAGACTAGCGAATGGGCGAAGAAGTATGTAGCAATCGCTAAAGATAAAGGATATATTACTGGATTTACTGATGGGAACTTTAACCCGCTAGATAACATTCGTCGTGGTGAGACTGCTCAATTAGTAGTGAACTCATCAGGTGAGATTGTTAACGAAGCAGGAACTTATACAGAAGATGTTACAACAAACGTAGTTGTAAAGTCTGCGGATGTTGTATTAAAGGATATCACAATTAAAGGCGACCTTTATATTGCACAAGGAATTGGTGAAGGACAAACAATTCTTGAAGGTGTAACGGTTGAAGGTAAGACATTTGTTAACGCTGGTGCAGTTCTTGATGGACAGTTTGCAGATTTAACTGTAAAAGGTAAGGGAAATGTAGAAGTTGCTAACGTTGTAATTAACAACTTTTTTGTAAAATCAGCAGCAACTGTAAATGTATCTGAAGATGCTCAAATTACTGGCTTTGTAGTAACTGAAAAGGCTGCAGGAGCAGTATTAAATATTTTAGCTGAGATGACATTTGTTGCAAACGCAAACGTAGTAATTAACGGTAAAGCAGTAGTGACAGGCTCTTCTGCAGTAGTTACTGGTGGACAGACTGTAATTACAGCACCTGGAACAGACGCAGATAAAACAGCATTACTTGCAGCAGTGCTTGAAGCTCTTAAAGCTCATATGGATGCTGTAGAAGGTGAAGAAGAAGGTCAATACGCAGAAGGTTCGAAGGAAACATTCAAAACTGCAATTGATATCGCATTATTAGTAGTGAACAAAGCAACAGTTGCGCAAGAAGAGTTAGACAGTGCATTAGTAGCATTGACTGCAGCGGTTGAAACTTTCGAAGCAGGAAAAGTTCTTCCTGAACCAACGGCACTTGAATTATTAGTAGCAGCTATCGCTGTAGCTCAAGAGATATATGATGGGGCAGTAGAAGGTGAAGAAGACGGACAATACGCTGTAGGTTCAATGACGGAGTTATTAACAGTTATCGAAGCAGCACAAGCAGTAGTAGATAACGAAGAAGCAACAGAAGAAGAGGTAGTAGAAGCTCTTGAAGCATTACTTGCAGCAGTAATCGTGTTCGAGGCTGGAAAAGTAGTTCCTGAGCCTACGACACTTGAATTATTAGAAGCAGCAATATTGTTAGCTCAATTACTTCATGATGAAGCAGTTGAGGGTGAAGAAGTTGGACAGTATGCTGAAGGTTCTAAAGCTGATTTATTAGCAGCAATCGAAGCAGCACAATTAGTGTTTGAAGACGAAGAAGCAACGGAAGAAGAATTAACAGATGAGCTTGAAGCATTATTAACAGCAGTAGAAGCTTTTGAAGCTGGAATCGTGGTTGAAGAAGAAACTCCAGTAGAAGTTGATACAACAGTACTTGCTACAGAAATCGCAGCAGCTGAGTTAGTATTAGTAGATGCAATAGAAGGAACAGAAGTAGGTCAGTACGAAGTAGGATCTATTGCAACATTACAAGCAGCTATTGACGCAGCACAAGCAGTTCTTAACAACGAAGAAGCAACACAAGAAGAAGCAGATTTAGCAGTAGTTAACTTACTTGCAGCAGTAGTAACTTTCGAAGCTGGTATCGTTGTTTAA
- a CDS encoding S-layer homology domain-containing protein — translation MKKFYIKALVVLMLIGNILGNSPLNQWNSAYVYASSFHGGNGTESDPYQIATPAQLDAVRNHLAAHFVQVADIDMSTYLSEDGVGYNGGKGWLPIGSTESTTQRFTGTYTGQGYKILNLTINRPDEEYVGLFGNVGATSLPSQTIKIENLALENASIIGKNYVGAIAGKIAYAEIHQSYVSGTLQGKGYRVGGIIGDSNGRVIDCFSHVNVSGGSNHIGGLIGVNVGLAARLRNSYTTGNVQTPISATNIGALVGSGPSSKIYNSFYNAEISGIGGLGTGKITAHMKLEETYTEWDFDTIWDIDGTTNTGYPFLRVFVKTPEVPEVPEVPEVPQEPVVPELPSNNDYHDASDSTNVGNSNNSDDTTTTTSSTTADSTYVSDNSSIEPTNFYIDEATNTVRIQVSQNQMEHLDEESIVVNLEQLNIMEGFALLPLEKPTIEVNINQVDKASNHTTTNTSVTFNNKIYRELLKTDATLYIRTSYSGYKLPIREIPEDDLELILHSSETGLNALIFQFKMSPVSVEGLINPIEFQLTVLDPTTNQEVEINNFSTYITRELVIPEDISVDEVATGVVYTENHQVLHIPTAIIENDGVYYAQLHSMSNSVYGILTKQSLGFIDLENHWGRDIIRELSDRKIIFGYDEEGAVRFKPNQDVTRAEFISLINRAFALAVGVNPQNRWQNISKFTDIKETSWYYNDVVIAHQEGIIKGLGDNTFQPLQNITREQAIVILCNTINATNRDFIDQQPIIADRDTIAHYSDVDSISSWAYDSVTLGISLELLSGYDNRVDSNKNLTRAEAAVIIYRTLKLLKLI, via the coding sequence CTTGATGTTAATTGGGAACATTCTTGGCAACAGTCCACTCAATCAATGGAATTCAGCCTATGTCTATGCTTCAAGTTTCCACGGTGGCAATGGCACAGAATCAGATCCTTACCAAATAGCTACACCAGCACAATTAGATGCAGTGAGGAATCATTTAGCGGCACATTTTGTTCAAGTGGCAGATATTGATATGTCAACTTACCTTAGCGAAGATGGAGTAGGATACAATGGTGGTAAAGGTTGGTTACCCATTGGCTCAACAGAGAGTACTACCCAACGATTCACAGGAACATACACCGGACAAGGGTATAAAATTCTCAATCTAACAATTAACAGACCAGACGAAGAATATGTCGGACTATTCGGAAATGTAGGGGCAACCTCTTTGCCTAGTCAAACAATTAAAATAGAGAATCTTGCTCTGGAGAATGCCTCAATTATTGGGAAAAATTATGTTGGTGCCATTGCGGGAAAGATCGCTTATGCTGAGATACATCAATCGTATGTATCGGGAACATTGCAAGGAAAAGGTTATCGAGTTGGTGGAATAATAGGTGATAGCAATGGTCGGGTAATCGATTGTTTCAGTCATGTAAATGTTAGTGGAGGGAGCAATCATATAGGTGGACTGATTGGGGTCAATGTTGGACTAGCGGCGAGACTACGGAATAGCTATACTACTGGAAATGTGCAGACCCCAATATCAGCAACGAATATTGGTGCTTTAGTTGGAAGCGGCCCTTCAAGTAAAATATATAACAGTTTCTACAATGCAGAGATTTCTGGTATAGGTGGATTGGGTACTGGTAAAATTACAGCACATATGAAACTCGAAGAAACATATACAGAATGGGATTTTGATACGATTTGGGATATTGATGGAACGACTAATACGGGGTATCCTTTTTTGCGGGTGTTTGTGAAAACACCAGAAGTGCCAGAAGTGCCAGAAGTGCCAGAAGTGCCACAAGAGCCAGTTGTCCCGGAACTACCCTCAAACAATGATTATCACGACGCCAGCGATTCAACAAATGTGGGCAATTCGAACAATTCTGATGATACTACAACCACAACATCCTCAACTACAGCAGACTCTACATATGTATCAGACAATTCTAGCATAGAACCAACAAACTTCTATATCGATGAAGCTACGAACACGGTACGAATTCAGGTTTCGCAGAATCAAATGGAACATCTTGATGAAGAAAGTATTGTTGTCAACTTAGAACAACTAAATATTATGGAAGGTTTTGCTTTATTACCTTTAGAAAAGCCTACGATTGAAGTAAATATCAATCAAGTGGATAAAGCTTCAAATCATACCACTACAAACACAAGCGTTACTTTTAACAATAAAATCTATAGAGAATTATTAAAAACAGACGCGACACTATATATACGCACGAGCTATAGTGGATATAAATTGCCTATAAGAGAAATTCCTGAAGATGATTTAGAGCTTATACTTCATAGCAGCGAAACAGGTTTAAATGCTCTAATATTTCAATTCAAAATGAGCCCAGTTAGTGTTGAAGGCTTAATAAATCCTATAGAGTTTCAATTAACTGTCCTAGATCCAACCACGAATCAAGAAGTTGAAATCAATAACTTCTCCACATATATTACGCGCGAGCTTGTAATCCCTGAAGATATTTCAGTGGATGAAGTTGCAACAGGTGTCGTATATACGGAAAATCATCAAGTTCTGCATATTCCAACTGCTATTATAGAAAACGATGGTGTGTATTATGCTCAATTGCATAGCATGTCAAACAGCGTGTATGGGATTTTGACGAAACAAAGCCTAGGTTTTATAGACTTAGAAAATCATTGGGGAAGAGATATTATCCGGGAGCTATCTGACCGAAAAATTATTTTTGGATATGATGAAGAAGGGGCAGTAAGATTTAAACCGAATCAAGATGTAACCAGGGCTGAATTCATATCATTAATCAACCGCGCTTTTGCATTAGCGGTAGGTGTTAATCCGCAAAATAGGTGGCAGAACATAAGCAAATTTACTGATATAAAAGAAACAAGCTGGTATTATAATGATGTAGTTATTGCTCATCAAGAAGGTATTATCAAAGGTCTTGGAGATAATACATTTCAACCTCTTCAAAATATCACTAGGGAGCAGGCTATTGTCATCTTATGTAATACTATCAATGCAACTAATAGGGATTTCATTGATCAGCAACCGATTATTGCAGACAGAGATACTATAGCACATTATTCGGATGTAGACTCCATTAGCTCATGGGCGTATGATTCCGTAACGTTGGGAATCTCGTTAGAACTTTTATCAGGTTATGACAACCGGGTCGACTCGAACAAAAATCTGACTCGTGCAGAAGCGGCAGTCATCATCTATCGAACACTGAAATTACTGAAACTAATATAG